In the genome of Verrucomicrobia bacterium CG1_02_43_26, the window TAAAAGTCATGGTCGGCGCGGCTAAAGCGCGCGAGGATGCCCTTAATCATATCTTGCTAAGCGGTCCCCCTGGCCTGGGCAAAACCACGCTTGCCTGGATTCTTGGCAATGAACTGGGGACTAATGTCCGTATCACTTCAGGCCCTGTTATAGAAAAGCCGGGAGATTTAGCTGGCCTGCTCACAAACCTCGAAAAGGGCGATATACTCTTTATTGATGAAATACACCGCATGCCCAAAACAGTCGAGGAATACCTTTACTCCGCTATGGAGGACTTTCGTATCGATATTATGATCGATCAAGGCCCTAATGCACGCAGCATCCGTCTCAACATTCCTCAGTTCACGCTCATCGGAGCCACCACCCGCACTGGCCTCCTTTCCGCCCCATTACGGAGCCGTTTTACCCTACAAACGCGCTTGGATTATTACAACAAGGAGGATCTCACAAAAATCATTCTCCGCAGTTGCAACCTCCTCGATGTCCCTATAGACAATGATGCTTCCCTCGAAATTGCCGCTCGCGCCCGCGGCACACCCCGTATTGCAAACAATCTGATTTATTTTACGCGTGACTATGCTCAACAAAAGGGCAAAGGTACCATCACAAAGCCTTTAGCCATTGCAGCCCTCGAACTATTGGAAATCGATGCCCAGGGCCTCGATGAAATGGATAAACGTATCCTACGCGTCATGGCAGAAAACTACAAAGGCCGTCCCGTTGGGCTAAATACAATTGCTATAGCGGTTGGTGAAGAAACCCATACCCTCGAAGAAGCCCATGAGCCCTATCTCATCCAAGAGGGCTATCTGCAGAGAACACCCCAAGGACGCATTCTTACCCCTAAAGCCTGGCAAATCATGAACATGACACCGCCAAGCGATTCTCAACAGGCTCATTTTCTTTAAGCTTTGTTTCGCAACAGTACAGTCAATTTACGCTATACCTATCGTCAAACCACTCCACCAATTTTCAGTCTCTGTCGTTGATGTAGTTGTGGCGTTATTATTATCGCTGACAACTTCTAACTTCTCTTCAGTTTGCAGAGGCACTAAATCTTCCGTTGGTTCACTATAATATTGTCTTATTTGATAAGCAACCAAAGACCCCGCCAGCGTTGAGAGAAGAAGTAAGCATACGATCGCGCCCATTGATCCAACAAGCACCGGTGCCAGCCCGCATAATCCCATAAGTACTACCGTTGACATTGCAACCAGCAATCCAGCTGCTGCTCCCTTAGCCATTGCGATCGCACCATCAACACTACCATTTTCAAGCAAGTATATAGCGGCCTTGTATCCACCTAAAGCTCCTGTAGCGCCACCCAGTTTTTCCACTAAGCCGAATGTCCACCACGAATCCAAAGCGCTGCCGAGTTCCTTACCTAAATAATATCCTGCAATGGCTCCCATCGCTCCTACGGCAAATTTCACTAATGCGCTGTACTCAGACTTTTTCTTATCCGAAATCGTTCTTTCCGTGATCTTCTTTTCAGAATCGTAGCCCATTGTCCAATTATACGCTGAACCAATCTTACCGCCCGCCCAGCTCATCCAGCCTTCCGAGTTTGATGTCGTTGTAACATTATTCGTATTTTCAGTAACGTTTTCCTTGATTGCAGGTGCAGTATATTGCCTTATTTGATAAGCAACCAAACCACCCACCAGCGTTGAA includes:
- a CDS encoding Holliday junction DNA helicase RuvB, translated to METSSPSLQSETGTTFLQSALANNHPHAENQLRPLSFDDFTGQRRSLERLKVMVGAAKAREDALNHILLSGPPGLGKTTLAWILGNELGTNVRITSGPVIEKPGDLAGLLTNLEKGDILFIDEIHRMPKTVEEYLYSAMEDFRIDIMIDQGPNARSIRLNIPQFTLIGATTRTGLLSAPLRSRFTLQTRLDYYNKEDLTKIILRSCNLLDVPIDNDASLEIAARARGTPRIANNLIYFTRDYAQQKGKGTITKPLAIAALELLEIDAQGLDEMDKRILRVMAENYKGRPVGLNTIAIAVGEETHTLEEAHEPYLIQEGYLQRTPQGRILTPKAWQIMNMTPPSDSQQAHFL